One genomic region from Cucumis melo cultivar AY chromosome 9, USDA_Cmelo_AY_1.0, whole genome shotgun sequence encodes:
- the LOC103482622 gene encoding 14 kDa proline-rich protein DC2.15-like — translation MASKATASLAFLLCLNLLFFTFVSACDNCYVPAPTKPKPKPCPPTKPNHPSKYGKCPKDALKIGVCAKLLGGLVDITIGKPPVTPCCTLVKGLADLEAAACLCTAIKASVLGNKIKIPVHLSLLLNVCNKKLPNGFQC, via the coding sequence ATGGCTTCCAAAGCTACAGCCTCACTTGCGTTCCTCCTCTGTCTCAATCTCCTGTTCTTCACCTTTGTCTCAGCATGTGACAATTGCTATGTCCCTGCCCCAaccaagcccaagcccaagccaTGCCCTCCTACTAAACCAAACCATCCATCTAAGTACGGAAAGTGTCCTAAGGATGCCCTTAAAATCGGTGTCTGTGCCAAGCTTCTCGGTGGCCTCGTCGACATTACCATCGGCAAGCCCCCAGTGACCCCATGCTGCACCTTGGTTAAAGGTCTCGCCGATCTTGAAGCTGCCGCCTGCCTTTGCACTGCCATCAAAGCTAGTGTTTTGGGGAACAAGATTAAAATCCCAGTCCACCTCAGCTTGCTCCTTAACGTTTGCAACAAGAAACTTCCCAATGGATTCCAATGCTGA
- the LOC103482623 gene encoding 14 kDa proline-rich protein DC2.15-like has translation MASKATSSLAFLLSLNLLFFTLVSSCDNCYVPIPPKPEPYPPTNPNPPSDYRKCPKDALKIGVCAKLLGGLVDLTIGKPPVTPCCTLVQGLADLEAAVCLCTAIKASVLGNKIKIPLHLSLLLNVCNKNLPNGFQC, from the coding sequence atgGCTTCCAAAGCTACGTCCTCTCTTGCCTTCCTCCTTTCTCTCAATCTCCTTTTTTTCACCCTTGTCTCATCATGTGACAATTGCTATGTCCCTATCCCACCAAAGCCCGAGCCATACCCTCCTACAAATCCAAACCCTCCATCTGACTATCGAAAGTGCCCTAAGGATGCCCTTAAGATCGGTGTTTGCGCCAAGCTTCTTGGCGGCCTCGTCGACCTTACCATCGGCAAGCCACCGGTGACCCCATGCTGCACCTTAGTTCAAGGGCTTGCTGATCTTGAAGCTGCTGTCTGTCTTTGCACTGCCATCAAGGCTAGCGTTTTGGGCAACAAGATTAAAATCCCACTCCACCTCAGCTTGCTCCTTAATGTTTGCAACAAGAATCTTCCCAATGGATTCCAATGCTGA